A region of Chitinophaga horti DNA encodes the following proteins:
- a CDS encoding 2-phosphosulfolactate phosphatase, translated as MTESNKPRLEVCLSPALLHLYDVKSSIVVIIDVLRATSTICTALANGATKIIPVATVEECVNIGRQLEAITAGERDGKIAEGLKHGNSPFEYSRDFIEGKVMVLTTTNGTKLLHMAKDAVQIVTGSFPNISAVCDYLVAQKQNVILGCAAWKDRVNLEDTLFAGAVVSRIREHFDVSCDSAIAAETMYEASKGDLFEAMKNATHFKRLSNFGLEADIRYCLTADGANVLPVLRNGELVLG; from the coding sequence ATGACAGAAAGTAATAAGCCCAGGCTGGAAGTTTGCCTGTCGCCCGCGCTCCTACACCTTTACGATGTGAAAAGCAGCATCGTGGTGATTATCGATGTACTGCGGGCAACGTCTACCATTTGTACGGCCCTGGCCAACGGGGCTACCAAAATAATACCTGTTGCCACGGTAGAAGAATGCGTAAACATCGGCCGCCAGCTGGAAGCTATTACCGCAGGCGAGCGCGATGGTAAAATTGCAGAAGGCCTCAAACATGGTAACTCCCCTTTCGAGTACTCCCGCGATTTTATTGAAGGTAAAGTGATGGTGCTAACGACTACCAATGGTACCAAGTTGCTTCACATGGCCAAAGACGCCGTGCAGATCGTTACCGGATCTTTCCCTAATATTTCTGCCGTGTGCGATTACCTCGTAGCACAAAAGCAAAACGTCATCCTCGGATGTGCCGCCTGGAAGGACCGGGTAAACCTGGAGGATACACTCTTTGCCGGCGCCGTGGTAAGCCGCATCCGCGAACACTTCGACGTAAGTTGCGACTCGGCCATTGCTGCGGAAACGATGTACGAAGCATCCAAAGGCGATCTTTTCGAAGCCATGAAGAACGCTACCCACTTCAAACGCCTCTCTAACTTCGGGCTGGAAGCCGACATCCGGTATTGCCTTACGGCAGACGGTGCGAATGTGCTGCCCGTACTAAGGAACGGCGAGTTGGTATTGGGTTAG
- a CDS encoding efflux RND transporter periplasmic adaptor subunit: MKKVIIYGLITIGALALIMWKLSANKKENTEKTEFVKQSNTGEVPVLVEKAARTEFDRQFAANGNFAPVRELTYLSETSGRITKLLVDEGAFVSQGQMLARVDDELLNTDLKSNEVSLKQLKVDMERNEAALKNGGVTQKQYDDAKLQYELAIAKVESASRRVKDTYVKAPIQGTINKKYVELGSYLTPGTKMFDIVDVSRLKLAVSVPEAQVINLKVGQTVKVTSNVYPEVNYTGKITFIASKGDNTLNYPVEMEISNVSGKPLKAGMYGTALFEMPKMEPAMLVSRAAFVGGVNSNTVYVMEGNTAKLRKVVAGRIFGDRVEIRDGLNEGETVITSGQINLTDGAKVTVQAK; the protein is encoded by the coding sequence ATGAAGAAAGTAATTATTTACGGCCTTATTACTATAGGTGCGCTTGCGCTGATTATGTGGAAGCTGAGCGCCAACAAAAAAGAGAATACAGAAAAAACCGAGTTCGTAAAACAAAGCAACACGGGTGAAGTGCCTGTATTGGTGGAAAAAGCCGCCCGTACCGAATTCGACCGCCAGTTTGCAGCGAATGGCAACTTCGCTCCTGTTCGCGAACTCACTTACCTCTCCGAAACATCAGGTCGTATCACTAAACTGCTCGTCGACGAAGGCGCTTTCGTAAGCCAGGGCCAAATGCTCGCCCGTGTGGACGACGAATTGCTCAACACCGACCTCAAATCCAACGAGGTTAGCCTGAAGCAGTTGAAAGTAGATATGGAGCGTAACGAAGCCGCGCTGAAGAACGGTGGCGTTACCCAGAAGCAATATGACGATGCCAAACTGCAATACGAACTGGCCATAGCGAAAGTGGAAAGTGCATCCCGCAGGGTAAAAGACACTTATGTGAAAGCTCCTATCCAGGGTACGATCAATAAAAAGTATGTGGAGTTAGGTTCTTATCTCACACCAGGCACCAAGATGTTCGACATCGTGGATGTTAGCCGCCTGAAGCTCGCGGTATCTGTACCGGAAGCGCAGGTAATCAACCTCAAGGTGGGACAAACAGTGAAGGTGACGAGCAATGTGTATCCCGAAGTAAACTATACCGGTAAAATTACTTTCATCGCATCGAAAGGTGATAACACTCTTAACTACCCGGTGGAAATGGAAATCAGTAATGTGAGCGGCAAACCTTTGAAAGCAGGTATGTATGGCACTGCGCTGTTCGAAATGCCTAAGATGGAGCCGGCTATGCTGGTATCCCGCGCGGCATTCGTTGGTGGAGTGAACAGCAATACTGTTTACGTAATGGAAGGCAACACTGCAAAACTGCGTAAAGTAGTAGCAGGCCGCATTTTCGGCGATCGTGTGGAAATCCGCGATGGATTGAACGAGGGTGAAACGGTAATTACCAGCGGCCAGATTAACCTGACTGATGGAGCGAAAGTAACCGTGCAGGCAAAGTAA
- a CDS encoding pyridoxal phosphate-dependent aminotransferase, with the protein MKLSHLAETLIGSEIIKLAGEIKEKQAKGEKIYNFTIGDFDPKVFPIPAEFEQEIVNAYKEHYTNYPPADGIPELRKAVGEFISERENLSYDPTSEIVISCGGRPIIYATYRTLVDRGEKVIYATPSWNNNHYTHFLEAEHVVLETRVENDFMPTAAELKPLLKGATLLALCSPQNPTGTAFAKQQLEEICDLVIAENKMRGENEKPLFVMFDQMYWVLTFGDTHHYNPVGLRPEMKPFTIFIDGMSKSFAATGVRVGWALGPANVIGKMKAILSHVGAWSPMAEQKAAAKYLAQKDNVNTYLKHFKAEIEERLVKIHAGFTALKNAGHNVEAIAPQAAIYLTLKIDLVGKTTADGKKLESQGDVTSYILDEAKLAVVPFSAFGAAKTSPWYRMSVGTCVKQEIPEMLEKLKAALEKLS; encoded by the coding sequence ATGAAACTATCGCATTTAGCCGAAACGCTCATAGGATCTGAAATTATCAAACTGGCAGGTGAGATAAAGGAAAAGCAGGCCAAGGGCGAGAAGATTTACAACTTCACTATCGGTGATTTTGACCCCAAGGTATTTCCGATCCCGGCAGAGTTTGAGCAGGAAATCGTGAACGCTTACAAAGAGCACTACACGAACTATCCTCCCGCCGATGGTATTCCTGAACTGCGTAAGGCGGTTGGTGAGTTTATCAGCGAGCGCGAAAACCTCAGCTATGATCCTACCAGCGAAATCGTTATTTCCTGCGGCGGCCGTCCGATCATCTATGCTACTTACCGCACCCTGGTTGACCGTGGCGAGAAAGTGATTTACGCAACGCCTTCCTGGAATAATAACCACTACACGCACTTCCTGGAAGCAGAACACGTAGTGCTGGAAACCCGCGTTGAGAACGACTTTATGCCTACCGCAGCCGAGCTGAAGCCTTTGCTGAAAGGTGCTACCCTGCTGGCGCTCTGCTCTCCGCAGAACCCGACTGGTACCGCTTTCGCGAAACAACAGCTGGAAGAGATCTGCGACCTGGTAATTGCAGAAAATAAAATGCGCGGCGAAAACGAGAAGCCCCTGTTCGTAATGTTCGACCAGATGTATTGGGTACTCACTTTCGGCGACACGCACCACTACAACCCCGTTGGCTTGCGTCCTGAAATGAAGCCATTCACTATCTTCATCGACGGGATGAGTAAATCATTTGCCGCTACCGGTGTTCGTGTTGGTTGGGCGCTCGGTCCCGCTAACGTAATCGGTAAAATGAAAGCGATCCTCAGCCACGTTGGTGCCTGGAGCCCAATGGCAGAGCAGAAAGCAGCCGCTAAATACCTCGCGCAGAAAGACAATGTAAATACTTACCTGAAACACTTCAAGGCAGAAATCGAAGAAAGACTGGTGAAAATCCACGCTGGCTTCACTGCGCTGAAAAATGCAGGTCACAATGTAGAGGCAATCGCGCCACAGGCAGCCATTTACCTCACGCTGAAAATTGACCTGGTAGGTAAAACTACTGCCGACGGTAAAAAGCTGGAAAGCCAGGGCGATGTGACTTCTTACATCCTCGACGAGGCGAAATTGGCTGTGGTGCCATTCTCTGCGTTCGGTGCAGCTAAAACTTCCCCTTGGTATCGCATGAGTGTTGGTACCTGCGTGAAGCAAGAAATTCCGGAGATGCTGGAAAAACTGAAAGCAGCGCTGGAAAAATTAAGCTAA
- a CDS encoding TetR/AcrR family transcriptional regulator: MLTENKDEMRDKILEAALKRFTQFGAGKTTMNEIADDIRCSKASLYYYFPDKNGLHNAVLAKVGEVYFNGIEDAVKNMTSASAALRQLIDIRHDFIQKFCRLELFKLLKNGPPAQIAAQMNEVKEKETALIARMFEKGIQDGEFIEMDPVQAAELYNQALIGLRFSVLQGIPHLGEPSPEEFSLIIAKQKQLAEIFIKGMQKR, encoded by the coding sequence ATGCTTACAGAGAACAAAGACGAAATGAGGGATAAAATCCTTGAGGCTGCTCTGAAGCGGTTTACTCAGTTTGGCGCGGGAAAAACCACGATGAACGAGATAGCCGATGACATACGTTGTTCGAAAGCCTCATTGTATTATTATTTCCCTGACAAGAATGGTTTGCACAATGCTGTGCTGGCCAAAGTGGGCGAAGTATATTTTAACGGGATCGAGGATGCGGTAAAAAACATGACCTCGGCTTCCGCAGCATTAAGACAGTTGATCGATATAAGACATGACTTCATACAGAAGTTTTGTCGCCTGGAATTATTCAAGTTGTTAAAGAACGGACCGCCTGCACAGATTGCTGCGCAGATGAACGAGGTGAAAGAGAAAGAAACGGCACTGATAGCAAGAATGTTCGAAAAAGGTATACAGGACGGAGAATTTATAGAGATGGACCCGGTGCAGGCGGCTGAACTTTACAACCAGGCATTGATCGGTTTACGGTTTTCGGTGCTGCAAGGCATTCCTCACCTGGGCGAACCTTCGCCAGAGGAGTTTAGCCTCATCATCGCAAAGCAGAAACAACTTGCTGAAATTTTCATAAAAGGAATGCAGAAGAGATAA
- a CDS encoding SRPBCC family protein — MPVIHLTTVIHAPLQRVFDLSRSITLHKRSMEHTNEEAIAGRTNGLIENGESVTWQAKHLRKVRQLKVHITAMEKSGFFRDEMLEGDFTYMKHEHHFKEIANGTVMIDVMDFGTPYGKLGRLFEKLYLHRYMQRLLEHRNEVIKDFAESEKWRVVLT, encoded by the coding sequence ATGCCTGTTATTCACCTGACAACCGTCATCCATGCGCCCTTGCAGCGGGTTTTTGACTTAAGTCGCAGCATTACGCTGCACAAGCGCAGCATGGAACACACCAACGAAGAGGCTATCGCCGGTCGTACAAACGGCCTGATAGAAAACGGGGAATCTGTTACCTGGCAAGCCAAACACCTGCGTAAGGTGCGGCAGCTAAAGGTGCATATAACCGCCATGGAGAAAAGTGGCTTTTTTCGTGATGAAATGCTCGAAGGCGATTTTACCTACATGAAGCATGAACATCACTTTAAAGAGATAGCCAATGGTACCGTAATGATCGACGTGATGGACTTTGGTACGCCTTACGGCAAACTGGGCCGCCTGTTCGAAAAACTGTACCTGCACCGGTATATGCAGCGTTTGTTGGAGCACCGAAACGAGGTTATTAAAGACTTTGCGGAGTCGGAAAAGTGGCGGGTGGTCCTCACTTAA
- a CDS encoding DEAD/DEAH box helicase, protein MPESMSLPHLLKYVYNNGTDEVIRRGKRIYATGGVELLDADPVLKSANFRVKSDTHANYYKVSINKYHETAVMNIRCQCPYNLGDICRHEAAALFQLQEMLDKNHFESFETQYDQQHTLVKMKTIDVKTLRLLASPEIYAKAEAILKKSQAVIKSAKDEKVEAELKADGKLYPLIIQRNEERNFDTHCSCSESEHPVCEHKTALFLQLLQDSGPFYFDTLRNWDKEKNKLLSLYGYSLTDDLEGKFSFSYINGKPFLRVLDPTIKKVEAPIPTGSSSMAAANEPADDSLSVTRRLGVVMNGNEQLYPYFKADLITGEANDEATEFVSLISKLDLTKYIDFYQFKEKDRELIVPVRKIQQTEISKFLNKNSPFAGIWENIMHDNSDELPAETKELILEYLHPKLLKLFPVLEEHSRTFLLRDGQPFKTKNLQALKIADSHLGLHFKTKATANHVEISCWVDIDENLVNVADNQWASPLIFLYNNTIHLFRQPLDALQVEQYQQHGILRIVNEEWPGYLRDYLMPLSKNYDIQFDNGLLDEVDDIAPDSLVHLKEVGETFIIQPSFAYHGHEVEWNEETKITVQEGNKVLIIHRNKEAEMDFVNKIRSLHSNFAVNSNYNYFFLRAKEALKNNWFFLFFDALKEMNVRVFGFETLRNFRFNPQKPVTNLQISSGIDWFDAQVEVVYGDQRVSIKEIKKALVNKQNYVQLADGTLGLLPEEWLKKYSLLFKIGEEKDKGLKLSKYNFSVIDELYEFIDDEAILVELDEKRKKLLQFDEIRSTPIPRNVFANLRPYQESGFQWLNYLDEVKWGGILADDMGLGKTVQALTFIQHYKNKNGKCLALVVCPTTLIYNWENEIKKFTPEMTHHIHHGPARLRSDEELRKFDIIITTYGTLRSDITLLMKMEFDYVVLDESQAIKNPQSKVTKAAQLLQTRNRFALSGTPMQNNTFDIYAQMNFLNPGMLGSVDFFRNEFATPIDKFQDEERKEHLRKLIYPFILRRTKEQVAKDLPDKIETVIFCEMDPEQRHIYDAYRNTYRSKILGVIEDQGMERSQLTILQGLMKLRQICDSPAILNEQEQYPNHSVKLHELTREITENIGNHKVLIFSQFLGMLGLIREKLEHQHIKYEYFDGSTSSMDREKAIQNFQNNEECRVFLISLKAGGVGLNLTAADYVYIVDPWWNPAVEQQAIDRTHRIGQTKNIFAYRMICKDTVEEKILELQERKKSLVKEIIADDNGFIKKLTKEDVLYLFS, encoded by the coding sequence ATGCCCGAAAGCATGTCATTACCCCACCTGCTAAAATATGTGTATAATAACGGGACCGACGAGGTGATCCGCAGGGGGAAACGTATATACGCCACCGGGGGCGTAGAGTTGCTGGATGCCGATCCGGTGCTCAAATCCGCCAACTTCCGGGTGAAAAGCGATACCCACGCCAATTATTACAAGGTTTCTATTAATAAATACCACGAAACAGCGGTCATGAACATCCGCTGCCAGTGTCCATACAACCTCGGCGACATTTGCCGGCACGAGGCTGCTGCGCTTTTTCAGCTACAGGAAATGCTGGACAAGAACCACTTCGAATCCTTCGAAACGCAGTACGACCAGCAGCATACGCTGGTAAAAATGAAAACGATCGATGTGAAAACGCTTCGGCTGCTGGCATCGCCGGAAATCTACGCCAAGGCAGAAGCAATCCTTAAAAAGTCGCAGGCGGTGATAAAGTCAGCCAAGGATGAAAAGGTGGAGGCAGAGCTGAAGGCCGACGGTAAATTGTATCCGCTCATTATTCAACGCAACGAGGAGCGAAACTTCGATACACACTGCTCCTGCAGCGAATCGGAGCATCCTGTTTGTGAACACAAAACCGCACTATTCCTGCAGTTGCTGCAAGATAGCGGCCCGTTTTACTTTGATACCCTACGTAACTGGGATAAAGAAAAGAACAAACTGCTTTCGCTTTACGGTTACTCCCTTACGGACGACCTGGAGGGCAAGTTTTCTTTCTCCTACATCAATGGTAAGCCATTCCTGCGTGTGTTGGACCCAACCATCAAAAAGGTGGAAGCGCCTATCCCTACAGGTTCATCCAGTATGGCGGCGGCGAATGAGCCGGCAGACGACTCCCTGTCCGTAACGCGCCGGCTGGGCGTGGTGATGAACGGGAACGAGCAGCTGTATCCTTACTTTAAAGCCGATCTTATTACAGGCGAGGCCAATGATGAAGCGACGGAGTTCGTATCGCTGATCAGTAAACTCGACCTCACTAAATACATCGATTTTTATCAGTTCAAAGAAAAAGACCGCGAGCTGATCGTACCGGTGCGCAAGATCCAGCAGACAGAGATCAGCAAGTTTTTGAACAAGAACTCTCCGTTTGCAGGGATCTGGGAAAATATCATGCACGATAATTCCGACGAACTGCCAGCGGAAACAAAGGAGCTGATCCTCGAATACCTGCATCCAAAGCTGTTAAAATTGTTCCCCGTGCTGGAGGAACATAGCCGTACGTTTTTACTGCGCGACGGGCAACCGTTTAAAACCAAAAACCTGCAGGCACTTAAAATCGCGGACAGTCACCTGGGGCTGCACTTCAAAACGAAAGCAACGGCCAATCACGTAGAGATCAGCTGTTGGGTCGATATCGACGAAAACCTCGTGAACGTGGCGGACAACCAGTGGGCCAGTCCGCTCATCTTCCTGTATAATAATACCATTCACCTGTTTCGCCAACCGCTGGATGCGCTACAGGTAGAACAATACCAGCAGCATGGCATACTACGCATCGTAAACGAGGAATGGCCCGGTTACCTGCGCGATTACCTGATGCCGCTGAGCAAAAACTACGACATTCAATTCGATAACGGGTTACTCGACGAAGTGGATGACATTGCGCCAGACAGCCTGGTGCACCTGAAAGAAGTGGGTGAAACGTTTATCATTCAGCCTTCATTCGCTTATCATGGCCATGAGGTGGAGTGGAACGAGGAAACGAAAATCACCGTGCAGGAAGGCAACAAGGTACTCATCATCCACCGGAACAAAGAAGCGGAAATGGATTTTGTCAACAAGATCCGGTCGCTGCACTCCAACTTTGCGGTAAACAGTAACTACAACTACTTTTTCCTGCGGGCGAAAGAAGCGTTGAAGAACAATTGGTTCTTCCTGTTTTTTGATGCATTGAAGGAAATGAATGTGCGCGTATTTGGTTTCGAGACCTTGCGTAACTTCCGCTTCAATCCACAGAAACCCGTTACCAACCTGCAAATCAGCTCCGGCATCGACTGGTTCGACGCGCAGGTGGAAGTGGTGTATGGCGATCAGCGGGTGAGCATCAAAGAAATTAAGAAAGCGCTCGTCAATAAACAAAACTACGTGCAGCTGGCCGATGGTACATTGGGTTTGCTGCCGGAGGAATGGCTAAAAAAATACTCGCTGCTGTTCAAGATCGGAGAGGAAAAAGATAAAGGGCTGAAGTTGTCGAAGTACAACTTTTCTGTAATCGACGAGTTGTACGAGTTTATTGACGATGAAGCGATATTGGTAGAGCTGGACGAGAAGCGGAAGAAGCTGCTGCAGTTCGATGAGATCCGCAGCACACCTATCCCCCGAAATGTATTTGCAAACCTGCGCCCCTACCAGGAAAGCGGCTTTCAATGGCTGAACTACCTGGATGAAGTGAAGTGGGGCGGCATTTTGGCCGATGACATGGGTTTGGGTAAAACCGTGCAGGCACTCACCTTTATTCAGCATTACAAAAACAAAAATGGTAAATGCCTGGCGCTGGTCGTTTGTCCGACCACGCTGATCTATAACTGGGAGAACGAGATCAAAAAGTTCACCCCGGAAATGACGCATCATATTCACCACGGCCCTGCACGTTTGCGTAGTGACGAGGAGTTGCGCAAGTTTGATATCATTATTACCACTTACGGCACGTTACGAAGTGATATCACTTTGCTGATGAAGATGGAGTTCGACTACGTGGTGCTGGATGAATCGCAGGCGATCAAAAACCCGCAAAGTAAGGTGACAAAAGCGGCACAGCTGCTGCAAACCCGTAATAGATTTGCGTTAAGCGGTACACCGATGCAAAACAATACGTTCGATATTTACGCGCAAATGAACTTCCTGAACCCCGGCATGCTGGGCAGTGTAGACTTTTTCAGGAACGAATTTGCCACACCGATCGATAAGTTTCAGGACGAGGAAAGGAAAGAACATCTGCGTAAACTGATTTATCCTTTCATTCTTCGTCGTACGAAAGAACAGGTGGCAAAGGACCTGCCGGACAAAATCGAAACCGTTATCTTCTGCGAGATGGATCCTGAACAGCGCCATATTTATGACGCTTACCGTAACACCTACCGCTCGAAGATCCTTGGTGTAATTGAAGACCAGGGCATGGAGCGTTCGCAATTAACGATTTTGCAGGGCCTCATGAAGTTGCGCCAGATTTGCGATAGCCCTGCGATATTAAATGAGCAGGAGCAATATCCGAATCACAGCGTGAAGCTGCATGAACTAACACGTGAGATCACGGAGAACATCGGTAACCACAAAGTACTCATCTTCTCCCAGTTCCTCGGCATGTTAGGGCTGATCAGGGAAAAGCTCGAGCATCAGCATATCAAGTACGAATACTTCGATGGCAGCACTTCTTCTATGGACAGGGAAAAAGCGATCCAGAACTTCCAGAACAACGAAGAGTGCCGCGTGTTCCTGATTTCGTTAAAGGCGGGTGGTGTAGGTCTCAACCTGACGGCGGCCGACTATGTGTACATCGTAGATCCCTGGTGGAACCCGGCGGTTGAGCAACAGGCGATTGACCGGACGCACCGTATCGGCCAGACCAAAAACATCTTCGCTTACCGCATGATTTGTAAGGACACCGTAGAGGAAAAGATACTGGAGCTGCAGGAGCGTAAAAAGTCCCTGGTGAAGGAAATTATCGCCGACGATAACGGCTTCATCAAAAAGCTTACGAAAGAAGATGTGCTGTACCTGTTTAGTTAA
- a CDS encoding TolC family protein, producing MKRLKLSLALLLGIGVYNGHAQTKLSLKETLQYALANNHKLAQTRMEEDLGRLKTAEIRAQALPQINANGNLTDNIIKPVFVLPGDALGQPGKMLTVESGTTWNTGIGADLSQQIFNQSVFTGLKAAKSGEEYYAMQTVQSEENVIYQVSQMYYNLLVSQERMSVLQSNIDKLTKLVQTTQTQFENGLAKRIDLDRIKVNLVNYKTQKSQLENQLRTQTNSLKSYLGMPLETQLDLPAIELSELANKASGNVDYGNFIVENRTEFKLLKKQEELQNYQKKAYQAEYYPSLSLSANYSYNGISDKFDIYKSGGTAFWYDMASVALKLRIPIFDGYARRSKVNQANVTLRQINRMQADTKLQLNSAFENAKLNMANNLATIQTQKENMQLADEVYSTTQSNYNLGLANLTDLLNAETSLTEAQNSYNQALLEYKLAELELIKSNGNLKTLLN from the coding sequence ATGAAACGGTTGAAACTATCACTTGCCCTGCTCCTGGGCATAGGTGTGTACAATGGACACGCACAAACAAAACTGTCGCTGAAGGAAACCCTCCAGTATGCGCTGGCTAACAACCACAAGCTCGCGCAAACCAGGATGGAAGAAGATCTCGGTCGACTGAAAACGGCGGAGATCAGAGCGCAGGCGTTGCCACAGATCAACGCTAATGGAAACCTTACCGATAACATTATTAAACCAGTATTCGTGCTACCCGGCGACGCCCTTGGCCAGCCAGGAAAAATGCTGACCGTGGAATCCGGAACGACATGGAATACAGGCATCGGTGCAGACCTCTCCCAGCAAATCTTTAACCAGTCTGTATTTACAGGACTGAAAGCGGCGAAGTCCGGCGAGGAATATTACGCAATGCAAACGGTACAATCAGAAGAAAACGTGATTTACCAGGTTTCGCAGATGTACTACAACCTGCTGGTAAGCCAGGAAAGAATGTCGGTATTACAAAGCAACATCGACAAACTGACCAAGCTGGTACAAACCACGCAAACACAATTCGAGAACGGTCTTGCTAAAAGAATTGACCTGGACCGGATTAAGGTGAACCTGGTGAACTACAAAACGCAAAAATCACAGCTGGAAAATCAGCTTCGTACGCAAACAAACTCGTTGAAAAGTTACCTGGGCATGCCGCTGGAAACACAGCTGGACCTGCCTGCCATCGAATTATCGGAACTGGCGAATAAAGCATCCGGCAACGTAGACTATGGCAACTTTATCGTAGAAAACCGTACAGAATTTAAACTGCTGAAAAAGCAGGAGGAGTTACAAAACTATCAGAAGAAAGCTTACCAGGCAGAATATTATCCTTCGCTTTCATTAAGCGCTAACTACTCCTACAATGGTATCAGCGACAAGTTCGATATCTATAAAAGCGGCGGAACCGCATTTTGGTACGACATGGCTTCAGTTGCACTAAAGCTGCGCATCCCGATCTTTGATGGTTATGCACGCCGCTCCAAGGTGAACCAGGCCAATGTTACCCTTCGCCAGATCAATCGCATGCAGGCGGACACGAAGTTGCAGCTGAACAGCGCGTTCGAGAATGCGAAGCTGAATATGGCTAACAATCTCGCCACTATTCAAACGCAGAAGGAAAATATGCAACTGGCCGATGAGGTCTACAGCACTACCCAGAGCAACTACAACCTGGGTCTTGCCAATCTTACCGACCTGCTGAACGCAGAAACTTCCCTTACAGAAGCGCAGAACAGTTACAACCAGGCGCTGCTCGAATACAAACTGGCAGAACTGGAACTGATCAAATCCAACGGTAACCTTAAAACACTTTTAAACTAA
- a CDS encoding TetR/AcrR family transcriptional regulator, with the protein MNTHDRILETTLKLMRMYGIKNVTMMDIAKECGISKKTVYEHFEDKDAMVEEAIRFMTDDQQNQLQQCHNDANDAIDLLLRSVMVTESLAKTVNPILLFELEKYHPAAWKVIEEYKNTYVINSIRTNLERGIAEGLFRNDIKLEIMSRLRLLHLEGTFNPRPFPAEHFNLHEVAQQLAVHYVYGVATLKGHQILNNYLKITEEA; encoded by the coding sequence ATGAACACGCACGACAGGATATTGGAAACAACGCTGAAGCTGATGAGAATGTATGGTATCAAAAATGTTACCATGATGGACATTGCGAAGGAATGCGGCATTTCCAAGAAAACGGTTTACGAACACTTCGAGGATAAAGATGCGATGGTGGAAGAAGCGATCCGTTTTATGACGGACGATCAGCAAAACCAGTTGCAACAATGCCACAACGACGCTAATGACGCCATAGACCTGCTTTTGCGCAGTGTAATGGTTACCGAGTCGCTGGCAAAAACAGTGAATCCGATATTACTTTTCGAGCTGGAAAAATATCACCCTGCTGCCTGGAAAGTAATTGAAGAATATAAAAACACCTATGTCATTAACAGCATTCGCACCAATCTCGAACGAGGTATTGCAGAAGGGCTGTTCAGAAACGATATCAAACTGGAAATAATGTCCCGCCTCCGCCTTCTTCATCTGGAGGGAACATTTAACCCACGACCTTTTCCTGCAGAACACTTCAATCTGCACGAAGTAGCGCAGCAACTGGCGGTGCACTACGTGTACGGAGTGGCTACGCTTAAAGGTCACCAGATCCTTAACAATTACCTGAAAATAACAGAAGAAGCATAA